In Candidatus Poribacteria bacterium, the genomic window AAGATCGGCGTCATCGGCGGTCAGGAGCTTCCGCCGGTGGTCGCGGCGTTCCGCGCCTTCGAGCAAGGGGCGCGCTCGGCGAATCCGCGTGTCAAGATCGTGTCTGCGTACGTCGGCAACTGGAACGACGCGGCGAAGGCACGCGAGCAAGCGGCGGCGCAGATCGACGAAGGCGTGGACTTCATCCTTCAGAACGCCGACAAAGCCGGTCTGGGCGTGTTTCAGGCGGTCAAGGAGGCGCGGGGTCAGGGCAAGGACGTGTACGCGTTCGGCTCCAACCGCGATCAGAACCATGTCGAGCCCAGCGCGATCCTTGCGAGCGCCGTCTCGGAAATCCCCAAGGGTTTCCTCCACATGGCGAAGGCGGTCGCCGACGGCACGTTCCAGGGGGAGCTCCACCACTTCCGTCTGAGCGACGGGTTCATCTCGGTCGCCCTGAACTCGAAGCTTGAGGCGAGTATTCCCCAGGAAGCGCGTACAGCTCTCGACGCCGCGCGTGAAGCCGTGCGACGCGGCGAGGTGACCGTCCAAGTGAACTGATTCGGTGTCGGCATGGGCAAGTGGCGATCATCTTGCGTGCCTTTCGGGCTGGCGGCGCTGCTGGCGGCGGCTACCGCCTGCAGT contains:
- a CDS encoding BMP family ABC transporter substrate-binding protein, which produces MRRALTVRVLGRGLSIAMAVLVLGGCRDKARQAETPEPAKSGALKVALLTPGPISDDGWNASAYEGLQLIEKELGAEIAQKESTNEGEFKQDFRDFARRGYRLIFAHGFEFSAHARDVAQEFPDTYFVTTGGLQESVRPNYSPIVFVLDDGMYLLGVLAGKMTKTHKIGVIGGQELPPVVAAFRAFEQGARSANPRVKIVSAYVGNWNDAAKAREQAAAQIDEGVDFILQNADKAGLGVFQAVKEARGQGKDVYAFGSNRDQNHVEPSAILASAVSEIPKGFLHMAKAVADGTFQGELHHFRLSDGFISVALNSKLEASIPQEARTALDAAREAVRRGEVTVQVN